In Helianthus annuus cultivar XRQ/B chromosome 3, HanXRQr2.0-SUNRISE, whole genome shotgun sequence, a single window of DNA contains:
- the LOC110929166 gene encoding probable receptor-like protein kinase At4g39110, with the protein MAILLPLLLFSVTISTVSPAPTKPDTFKPPDNYLIDCGSSSQTTLPDRRTFSSDSSSSQYLKYDGREINVHDQSAKVPLPIYKSAKVFNAKATYSFHVTKPGWHWVRLHFNPVKNNEFKLDETKFSVVACNTLVLLHEYTPKAIEMQEYLMNVTTPNVNIVFSGEKDSPAFVNAIEVVSAPDMLIPEHADALFPVGKKVDGMTRFSFQKMYRLNVGGGEIGPGNDTLGRHWDTDRKYQKVQSGAKSVSIAPNVVTYLEGGSPLIAPPTVYASAVQMGNSETSSPNFNVTWQFDLDHSYPYLVRLHFCDIVSKSLNELYFNVYVGGKIAVSALDLSTVTGGLSVAYYKDLFVEASLVSNPFLVQIGPLNEPIGTKNAILNGVEILRINNSVNSLDGVFGADGRSVTGPSRGTVAAVGFAMMFGAFAGLGAMAVKWQKRPQDWQKKNSFSSWLLPLHAGDSSFMASSKTSLGSKKSAFYSSTMGMGRYLSFAELQEATKNWDSNSIIGVGGFGNVYLGVLDDGTKVAVKRGNSQSEQGIHEFQTELQMLSKLRHRHLVSLIGYCDENAEMILVYEYMKHGSMRDHLYGKNLPAISWKQRLEMCIGAVRGLHYLHTGAASAIIHRDVKSTNILLDENFIAKMSDFGLSKDVGMGEAHVSTAVKGSFGYLDPEYFRKQQLTDKSDVYSFGVVLLEVLCARPAIDPALPREQVNLAEWAMQWKRKGLLEKIIDPHLVGHINPESMNKCAEAAEQCLSEYGVDRPTMGDVLWSLEYALQLQDQGNTEEGSNGPGSCLANGAPLAPAVDNRPVTTPAQASENPAEVQVIEEHSGTAMFAHHANLNSR; encoded by the coding sequence ATGGCCATTCTTCTCCCTCTTCTTCTCTTCTCCGTCACCATCTCCACCGTCTCTCCCGCCCCGACCAAACCCGACACATTCAAACCCCCAGACAACTACCTAATCGACTGCGGCTCCTCCTCCCAAACCACCCTCCCCGACCGCCGCACTTTCTCCTCCGATTCATCCTCCTCACAATACCTCAAATACGACGGCCGCGAAATCAACGTCCACGATCAATCCGCCAAAGTCCCTCTCCCAATCTACAAATCCGCCAAAGTGTTCAATGCAAAAGCGACTTATTCGTTCCATGTTACCAAACCCGGCTGGCATTGGGTACGTTTACATTTTAATCCGGTGAAAAACAACGAGTTTAAACTCGACGAAACGAAGTTTTCCGTCGTTGCATGCAACACGTTGGTTCTTTTGCATGAATACACTCCTAAAGCAATTGAAATGCAAGAGTACCTCATGAATGTCACCACACCAAACGTGAACATCGTGTTTTCTGGCGAGAAGGATTCGCCTGCGTTCGTTAACGCGATCGAAGTAGTTTCCGCGCCTGATATGTTGATTCCTGAACATGCGGATGCTCTTTTTCCCGTAGGGAAAAAAGTTGACGGAATGACGAGGTTTTCGTTTCAAAAAATGTATCGGCTCAACGTCGGAGGAGGTGAGATCGGTCCGGGTAATGATACGTTGGGTCGGCATTGGGATACCGATCGAAAATACCAGAAGGTTCAATCGGGGGCGAAGAGTGTATCGATTGCGCCTAATGTTGTTACGTATTTAGAAGGCGGGTCGCCTTTGATTGCGCCTCCAACGGTGTATGCATCCGCGGTCCAAATGGGGAATTCGGAGACGAGTAGCCCTAATTTTAATGTGACATGGCAGTTTGATCTTGATCATTCGTATCCGTATCTTGTTCGTTTGCATTTTTGTGATATTGTAAGCAAGTCGTTGAACGAGTTGTATTTTAATGTGTATGTTGGGGGGAAAATCGCGGTGTCCGCGCTTGATTTGTCGACTGTCACGGGTGGGTTGTCCGTGGCGTATTATAAGGATTTGTTTGTGGAGGCTTCGTTGGTGTCGAACCCGTTCTTGGTCCAGATCGGTCCGTTGAATGAACCGATAGGGACCAAGAACGCGATCCTTAATGGGGTTGAGATATTGAGGATTAATAATTCGGTTAATAGTTTGGATGGGGTGTTTGGTGCGGATGGGAGGTCAGTCACGGGTCCTAGCCGGGGCACGGTTGCGGCGGTTGGGTTCGCAATGATGTTCGGGGCGTTTGCGGGGTTGGGTGCAATGGCTGTGAAGTGGCAGAAGAGGCCTCAAGATTGGCAAAAGAAGAATAGTTTCTCTTCATGGTTGTTACCACTTCATGCGGGCGATTCGAGTTTTATGGCGTCGAGTAAAACCTCGTTGGGCTCGAAAAAGAGTGCGTTTTATTCGTCGACTATGGGTATGGGTCGATATCTTTCGTTTGCCGAGTTGCAAGAAGCTACGAAAAACTGGGATTCAAATTCGATAATCGGTGTGGGTGGTTTCGGGAATGTGTATCTTGGAGTACTTGACGATGGTACGAAAGTGGCGGTGAAACGGGGAAACTCGCAGTCCGAACAAGGCATACACGAATTCCAAACCGAGTTGCAAATGTTGTCGAAACTCCGCCACCGTCACTTGGTGTCGTTGATCGGGTACTGTGACGAGAATGCTGAGATGATCCTAGTGTACGAGTATATGAAACACGGGTCTATGAGAGACCACTTGTACGGGAAAAACTTGCCCGCAATCTCGTGGAAGCAAAGACTAGAGATGTGCATCGGGGCGGTCCGGGGGCTTCACTACCTCCATACGGGGGCGGCCTCGGCCATCATCCACCGTGACGTAAAGTCCACCAATATTTTACTAGACGAGAATTTCATTGCAAAGATGTCGGATTTCGGGCTTTCGAAAGATGTAGGGATGGGGGAGGCCCATGTGAGTACCGCGGTTAAAGGAAGTTTCGGGTACTTGGACCCTGAATATTTCCGTAAGCAACAACTAACAGATAAATCTGACGTGTATTCCTTCGGGGTGGTGCTATTGGAAGTGTTGTGTGCGAGGCCCGCCATTGACCCGGCCCTACCAAGAGAACAAGTGAACTTAGCCGAATGGGCGATGCAGTGGAAACGAAAAGGTCTATTAGAAAAAATAATAGACCCACATCTGGTTGGCCACATCAACCCCGAGTCGATGAACAAGTGTGCAGAGGCAGCTGAACAATGTTTATCGGAATACGGGGTTGACCGGCCAACCATGGGAGATGTTTTGTGGAGCTTGGAGTACGCGTTACAACTACAGGACCAAGGGAACACAGAGGAAGGGAGCAACGGGCCAGGCTCATGTTTAGCAAACGGTGCACCACTCGCTCCAGCTGTTGATAATAGGCCCGTTACGACACCTGCTCAAGCTAGCGAAAATCCAGCTGAGGTTCAGGTCATTGAAGAGCATTCGGGTACTGCCATGTTTGCACACCATGCAAATCTCAACAGTCGGTAA